One Anaerolineae bacterium genomic window, GGCAATCGCCGTGAAAGGGACACGCGCCGGGATAATCGTCATCCGGGTGGCGCGGCGGGCGAATGTGACCCATCTCCGGGTGAATCAGCCCGTGCATTAACTTGCCGTTCACCATCCCACCGCCGCCCAGGCCCGTGCCGATGGTCAGATAAATGAAGGTATCCAACCCCTGCGCCGCGCCCCAGCGATACTCGCCCAGGGCGGCGCCGTTGACGTCCGTATCAAAGCCAACCGGCACGCCCAAGTCGCGGCCAATGATCCCGGCAAGGTTGGTGTTGGCCCAGCCGGGTTTGGGCGTGGAGGTGATGTAGCCAAACGTGGGCGAGTTGGGGTTGGGGTCAACCGGACCAAAGGAGGAAATGCCAATTGCGGCAAGGGATTCTTGTTTGGCCTGTTTCTCAAAATAGGCAGTGGCCCGGCCAATGGTTTCCTCCGGCGTGGTGGTAGGAAACCGGATTTCATTCCGCAGGTCGTCCGGGCCGGTGCCCACGGCACACACAAATTTGGTGCCGCCTGCTTCTATTCCGCCAAAAAGTGACATAGCCACCTCGCTTCAATCAGTAAGAATGGTCTGCAAAATATAACATTGTTCCGGGGATAAGCCAAGTTTGATTATTCAAG contains:
- a CDS encoding ROK family protein, with protein sequence MSLFGGIEAGGTKFVCAVGTGPDDLRNEIRFPTTTPEETIGRATAYFEKQAKQESLAAIGISSFGPVDPNPNSPTFGYITSTPKPGWANTNLAGIIGRDLGVPVGFDTDVNGAALGEYRWGAAQGLDTFIYLTIGTGLGGGGMVNGKLMHGLIHPEMGHIRPPRHPDDDYPGACPFHGDCLEGMAAGPALEGRWGQPGETLPVDHPAWEIEAHYLAMGLVNFICTLSPQRIIMGGGVMEQQQLFPLIRQKVQALLNGYVQSPVILEQIDTYIVPPGLGNKAGVLGAIALAEQQIRLS